CTATCTCTGAAATCAATTACCGCCCTCGAGCCTCGACATGCGGGGCGAGGGCGGGAGACCGTTCTCCCACGCTTTTCTCACGTCGAGCTCCATCCCTTCGTGACCGAGAAGGACGACCCTGCTGTCCATCTTCTCCTTCAGGAGGGTCATGCCCATCTCCTCCCCGAGTTTCAGCGCGAATTCCCTGATGCCCTCGAAGGTCGGCATGTTCGATAGCGAGAGCCTCTGTCTGGAACCCCCGACGAAGACGTAACCCTTGGGTTCGATGAGGTCGGGTTCGGCGATCCTGTCGATCCTGGCATAGTCCTCCGGACGGAAGAAGTTGTAGCCGTCCACGAGGGTGTGCCTGATACAGGTCCTGGTCCTTAGGTCCGGGAGGATCTCCAGGGTGCGCATAAGCCTCTCCCAGCCGTCCCTGATCTTGGGGCGGCAGGTCCTGATGTAGGTCTCCCTGTCGGGGGCGGCCACCGTCACGTAGAGCATGCGGGGGAGGGTGGAGAGGTTCTCGATCCTCTCCGGCATCGTCCCGTTTGTTACCAGGAACGTCGTCATGCCGCGGGAGTGGCACTCCCTGAAGAACTCCCCGAGATACGGGTAGAGGGTGGGCTCCCCCGCGAGGGAACAGGCGACCTGATTGGGCTCCATGGCCTCGTTGAACATGCCGATGTCGCACCTTTCGTCGCCCTTGAATCCGGAGATCAGCTTCCTCTGCCTTGCTATGAGGGCGTCGAGCATCTCCTTGGGCTCGGTCCATTCCTTCACCTCGAAGTCCTTCCCCTCGATCCTCCAGCAGAACGGGCAGGTGTGGGTGCACTCGTTTAGGGCGGGGGTCATCTGAAGGCAGCGGTGGCTCTGCACCCCGTAGAAATCCTGCTTGTAGCAGTTCCTCTCATGGAGCATGGACTGCTTCAGCCACCCGCAGAGCTTGACCGCGGCGTGGTCGTTGTAGATGCGGTACTGCTGCTTCACGAGGGTGCTGCGGTATTCCTCGTCCATGGGGATGCCTCAGAAGTCGAAGAGGCTCTTCTGCCTCTTCGGTGCGGCCGGCTCCTCTGCGGGGGCCGGTTCGGTCTTTGCGGGTTCGGCATCGGGCACGGCCCCGGGAGCGGTTTCAACGGGCTCCTGCGGTGCCTCTGAGGGGAGTCCGGGCCTCTTCTCCGGTGCGGAGAAGGACAGTTCCCCCGGCTCCTTGGATTTGGCGGACTTCTTCTTCGTCTCGGCCTTCTCGGGCTTGGGGGGCTCGGCGGCCGAGTAGGAGTCCTTGATGATCTTGGCGTCCATCTTGACGCCCAGGAGGAATGCGAGCTCCTCGGGTTCCAGCCCGGCCTCCCTGATGAGCATGACCCTCATGTCCAGGTCGTTCTGGGCCATGATGCGCATACGGGGGAAGGTGTCCGAGAGGACGTTGGCCCTCGAGGTGTGGGTGATGCCCCCGATCTTCATCGCGATGGAGTTCCTGAGCGCCCTGGAGGACTTGGAACGGGACATCTTTGTGAGATACGTCGGGAACCTGATGCGGTCGCGGGTCACCTGGTTGCTGTGGATGGCATCCGTGATTCCGTCGACCATCATGTCGTTGGCATACTTCCAGAAACCGTAGTACTGGCGTTTGCT
This is a stretch of genomic DNA from Thermoplasmatales archaeon BRNA1. It encodes these proteins:
- a CDS encoding Fe-S oxidoreductase → MDEEYRSTLVKQQYRIYNDHAAVKLCGWLKQSMLHERNCYKQDFYGVQSHRCLQMTPALNECTHTCPFCWRIEGKDFEVKEWTEPKEMLDALIARQRKLISGFKGDERCDIGMFNEAMEPNQVACSLAGEPTLYPYLGEFFRECHSRGMTTFLVTNGTMPERIENLSTLPRMLYVTVAAPDRETYIRTCRPKIRDGWERLMRTLEILPDLRTRTCIRHTLVDGYNFFRPEDYARIDRIAEPDLIEPKGYVFVGGSRQRLSLSNMPTFEGIREFALKLGEEMGMTLLKEKMDSRVVLLGHEGMELDVRKAWENGLPPSPRMSRLEGGN